Genomic DNA from Calonectris borealis chromosome 4, bCalBor7.hap1.2, whole genome shotgun sequence:
TCTGTAGGGCTGCTGATGTTCTGCCAAGTCATAGTTGGGAAAGTGTCAGGTAATCTTTTAGTAGGTGTTGGTAATACTTGAAAATGCAGGGTCATTTTTTAGGTATTAGTGTAACTTCCCAAATGAATTATGTGTGGAAGAAGCTAGTAAGTAGTTTGAAACCTGTGATGGTTTGAGAGGAATTGCTTTTGGGAAAGGAAATACATGTCAGTAGACAGGTAGCCGCTTCTCTGCCAGTTTTCAGAGGTGCACATAGGAGATTGGCATTAAGCTGATTTTGAAAATCAGTGATTATTATTAACTCTGATAAATCATATCTAATAAAAATTTCTGCTCAGcttttttaattagcaaaatcttttttagttttatcaATGGATAACGTCCTTCTATGTTCTCTAACCTTAACAAAAACACCTTTGAAACACTTTGTCTAAATGAAAATCTAGAGAGATGCAATGTTAAATGCTTTAGAGGGGCGCACTTATGTCTGCGGAACTAAATACAGAGAGACTTTCATCAGTAAGGGTTGAGACTTTATAGCCTCCTATAGAAAAGGGAGGGCCTGCAACTTAAGTTCTGGTAAAAACTTTTGTTCATTAGTCAAATGTATTTTGCTGATCTGGTGGCTGGCCTTCAAGCTTTTGTGGGGCAGaggggtgttttgctttttataactTATCTctattaaattattcttttccacACAGTGATAAAGGTTTTTCTCCCAAATTCaatgagagagatggagaagtgGAGAGGAGGAGTCTGAACGGCTTGTATGTGGTTGAAAACGGGAGGCCTCGGTgagtgttttttttgtttggatattCATTTCAGTGATATAGTTTCAGAACTCTTACAGGTCTACCAGTTTTGATACATGGTGCCTGCTAGATCAAGATCAAGATAGTCTCCCGAAGAGACAGGAAAAATGATATCTCAGGACCAGAGAGTTCTTTCTGGAAGAAGGTTCTCGCAGAGAGGCACTAAAAGGTTAGCCAGTACTACCACAACAGAGGGTTGTGGTGACACTGGAGTCAGAGGAGGTCTAACACTATTAATAGTAGGGTCTGTATAATTAATTGTTTCCACAGTTTGACCAGGTGTTAGGTTCTGAAGCTTTTGTACCACTTGTGTGCTATGGCAGAATGGAAAAGTATTTCCTTCCACTGGCAAATCCTGGCATAGCACAGATGGGTAATCTCACCTATAAATAAgttcttttctttctgccattTATACATAATTGAATGCTCTGTGCATCTATAGTCTTGGAAACTAGATTCCATTTTCAGACAAAGTTGTGTGCACAATGAGATCGGGAGGACACAAGATCTGGGAAATGACAAAGCCATTTTGTATATTTCCTTTCCCTGTATTATCAAACACAAAAAGAGGTTGATTAAGGAGAAAACCATGCTTTGTCTCTCTTGCTCTTTAAAGCATATGGTGGCACCGAATGTATGTTGCTATCCTTTCCTTTGTTGTTATTTAAGCttctttaaagctgcttttttagAATACTTGGAGCATATTTTGAATGCGGGGAAGTAAATATGTTTAATGTACTGTGCCACTTATTTCAGAAATCCGGTGGGAAGGACTGGCCTCACAGGCAGAGGATTGTTAGGGCGCTGGGGACCAAACCATGCTGCTGATCCTGTTGTAACTAGGTAAGGGACAGGTGACTGAAAGGTGCTCTGcagtagaggaacaaaaccatgcattttgttttttctgtgcatCTCTGGACAGGCTATTAGTTTTCACGGGCCTTTTGTGTGTGTTCCTCTATGTGTAAGCCCATTCAGATATGGGTATCTGAATGGAGAGATATATAGACAAGTGGAACACGAATTTCATAACTTTTTAGTCTTTGTCTCTGGAAAAGAGTAAGGACTCACTGCTAATGACAAGCAATTGCTTCTGAAATGCTGAGGAAgcagatttaagaaaaacaacccaGGAAGCGTAGTTCAATAGAAATACATTATACAAATAATCTTCAGTAACGAATGTAAAAACGGAAAGGATTATGTGATATGCCAAAAGGCCTTAGGTGAGGCATGTTAAATTGCAGGAATAGTTTTTTCTGTCATAATGACTCAactgcaaacaaaaaagcagtgtGCCTGCTTTTGCTCTGTAAGAAATACTAACTTGGCCTAGTATATTAGAGGACGGGGGTTagactcctctttttttttgtcagtgtatACTCTGTTGTAATGGTGCTTTTGCCAGCAGGATCTGTGTGTACCTGCTAACTATTTTACACaaagaaagcattcagaaaagATTGTGTAGTTAACAAAGGTGCAAGCTAGGAAGTGCCATGCTGAAGATAGAACCATTGTGAAAATCATCCTAATGTATTTTACTTCTTCCCCTTTTCAGAAGGCTGCCAATGCTACTGAGTTGTTTCCTtgaaagtaaaagaaatgctatttttattttgtctttgtttagaTAGCTTTTTGCTTTAACTATTGGTAGTTCTTCTTAATTCTTTACTGAAGGCAACGGTGGGTGTTTGTGGccttgtgctggtgctgggtgaGCGGTTTGGAGGTGTTGCAGCCTGCATGTATGTTCTGTTCTAGCAGAAGGCATACTTATCCTCTTGTTATGGATAGGCACAAGTGCAGCTCAGTGAGCGTTGCAGCTGATAGAATGTAGCTCTGAAAGGAGCTACTGCTATCAGCATGGCTACAGAAATGTTGCTCTTGGGTGGCTTCTGCCCTTTTGGCTGAGGAAAACACAGTTGATAGAGGTGTGCGAAAAATTCAATGTTTTGCCCTTGGTTGCGATCTTGCCGGATGGCATCCATCGGTACccccctgtgactccttctccgCTTTATTTGCCCCTGTACATGTGATGGCACGGGTGCCTTGCTGTTCCTCTTCCAGGCCATTGTGTCAAGAAGCAGCAAAGCATGCTCTTGTTTGTCGTTTGCTGCAGGTGGAAGAGGGACGGAAGTGGCAATAAAATTGCTCATCCAGTTACTGGCAAAAACATCTTGCAGTTCGTAGCTATCAAAAGGAGAGACTGTGGGGAGTGGGCCATTCCAGGGGTAAGAACACAGCTCCGGAGACAGTAGACATTTCCCTGCTGGTAAGGCCACGAGGCGGTAACTGGCATGTGCGTTACAAAAGTGTGCTTTTTGATGAACGACCTTGTGTTGCAGAGGTGAGGAGAAATGCTCCTTAAACTGGCTTTGCCCAAGCATCAGCTGGTATGCCTTCTGCTGTTTGTCCATTGCAAGGTGGTATTTGTATTTAATTCTGACCATGTCTTTTGCTTAATGCAGGCACAATTTAGTTGGTTGCAGGTTTTGAAGGATGTGTGTGCTCGCTCTTTACAACTAAGTGTAAAGCTCCTCCCATGTCCAGAGTATGATGCAAGTGGACGTAATATACTAAGAGCCAATCAAAGGGGAGTAAAAACAAGTGGAATCTGAGGGAtagtcaccttttttttcttttcccctctctaaGGGGATGGTTGACCCAGGGGAGAAGATTAGTGCTACCCTGAAGCGAGAATTTGAGGAGGAGGCCTTGAACTCCTTGCAGAAGTCACCTGAGGAGAAAGCGGAATTGGAGAAGCAACTCCACAAGCTGTTCAGCCAGGAACACTTTGTGGTGAGCTCTGTGTCTCTTGTGATAGCCCCTTGAGCTCTGCATGTAACTCGCAGCTGTATGGAACTTGAAAAAGTgtagctgaaatgaaaataagccGTGATGCTTGGGTTGTCATGGTGTAGGAAATGGAAGGGACTATTGAAAACTCTGTAAGGGCAAATGtatcagaggaaaagaaaaaatcttatCGATGCCACCTTGTTTATTGTGACACTGAGCTTGTTTCGGTTTGTTCGGGGCCTTAGGTGTACAGAGGATATGTGGATGACCCTCGTAACACTGATAATGCCTGGATGGAGACGGAGGCTGTGAACTATCATGATGAAACTGGTGGGTATCTCCATGTATGCTCTTAGTTGCCTTTTAGTCTATATGTTGGTTTGAAACTGGGCTGAGATTGGCAATGAAATTGGGGGAGCATGCAAGTCAGGTTTAAAATATTGGACTAAAACCAATGGGAGTGAGGGTCTTTTGTCTCCTAAGATGTTCGTGACAGGTAGTTGTTGTTCCCCTTTCGTTTCTGTCACTCTTCAAATAAGGAACATACGGACTTTccctgaaaattatttattcatttgttagCTAATTCTAAGCTATGGACCATGTGCCTTCATATGGAGATTGAACATTGGACAAGGCTTCCTTCTTGTCACTGTATTTATCTTGAGTTGgtttaatttccctttttaatgAGTCTGGCGTGGAAGGATAGtctgtttcttttgttatttttcctttagtaGCTAGTGTGTGCTTCAGGAGCATTGCCTCTGGCCGCTGGCAGATTTTCACTGCATTTATTGCTTTGGTGTTGTAATTGCTCTGAGACTTTTTATCTCGGTTACTCTGCCAGAGTAATTGTTGGACCTTATTTTACTTCTATAAATCAGTAGGAATGGGCATACATTGCTAGTTCTTAGATTGATCTGTTATCTTGGATTCTCATCTCTCACCTTTTAAGATAAATCAGTCTAGTTAGGTGTCTCTGACTTGTTCAAGTCTCAGACTTCATATAGTGACATTTCCACTGTGTTTTGGGTGGTAGATACCGGTGGTGAAGTTTCGCATGTCACTGGTCCTTGATTTATCAGCCCCCCAGAAACAGTGAAGATACTGTTCCTTTGGTATTTGTTTCTAACACACGTTTTGTAatactttaaaagcatttctttggtTGTTGTCTGTGAAGTCCTGGGATTCTTTTTGGGAACAGAATAAGAAACTTTGGAGAGCAATTCAGAAGCCTTTCTGCATCCCTCCTTAAGTATTATTTTTGATTTTGGGGCCTTtagtaaaattttaattattctggTTTTCCACAAGCATATATAAGTTTCAGAATTCAGTTTGTCCTGTAGAGTAGTATCTGAGAAAGGAAGCAGCCAAATGttagccaaacaaacaaacaagaaaaaaatcaaggcagaGGGATTGGCTAAACTTGCGGTAGTGAGTACATATTGTACTCAATAATGATTTCTAGTAACTTGTCATGCTACTGATGGTACCCTAGGAGTGGTGACAAGGAGTTAACACCACTTTTACCACTCAGATTTGCCTTAAAGTAGTGCAAGTATGAAAAAGGTTTCTGGTACAGAATCAGTGAGCAACTTAATTGGTTTCTCTCTGAGAAGCAGTTGAAGGTTCCTGCCTGTGAAGGAGCCATGCAGAAGGATGGAACTGATCAGatgtgagaagaaaaagcaggaaagaagatgCAATAGCTTGTCCTAACTCTTGTTTTGTGAACAGGTGAGGCAATGGATAATTTGCCTCTGGAAGCGGGTGATGATGCTGGAATAGTGAAGTGGATTGACATCAGTGAGAAGCTCAAGCTGTATGCAAGTCATAGCTACTTCATTAAGCTTGTGACTGAGAAACGGGGAGCCCACTGGAGTGAGGATCCTGGTCCTGAGTGCTGAGAGTGATGTAAATGAGGAACCGACGGACACCAAGGGGAGAATACGTTTTCCAGCTTTGAAACAGATAACATTGTCCTTTTCAGTGGAAATTCAGTgaaaattctgtgaaattcaaCTGGCAAAAACACTTGGCAGTGATAAATAGAGGCTTTTTCAGAGACTTCAGATTGCTTCTTTTGATTTCTCAGCTAGTGTGAAATGAGGTGAATGTGGAGCTGttacctggttttgctttgtcttcatTATTTGCAGCAGTTTCATGATATTTGCAGATTTGCATGACAACACTGGGATTCTGACTGCAGAGGCTGTTCACTTTAACTCTGTATTTTTGCACTGATTTCTTGTCAGGATTATGAATCTTTAAGGGATGCGAGACTTGTAGGATGATAACCTGAATAATGATT
This window encodes:
- the NUDT9 gene encoding ADP-ribose pyrophosphatase, mitochondrial isoform X2, coding for MFNSYNVKFYHSKALTSPYPGSHVERSQVPEDKVGWLIEWKDYNPVEYTAMSVLAGPSWADPQINDKGFSPKFNERDGEVERRSLNGLYVVENGRPRNPVGRTGLTGRGLLGRWGPNHAADPVVTRWKRDGSGNKIAHPVTGKNILQFVAIKRRDCGEWAIPGGMVDPGEKISATLKREFEEEALNSLQKSPEEKAELEKQLHKLFSQEHFVVYRGYVDDPRNTDNAWMETEAVNYHDETGEAMDNLPLEAGDDAGIVKWIDISEKLKLYASHSYFIKLVTEKRGAHWSEDPGPEC
- the NUDT9 gene encoding ADP-ribose pyrophosphatase, mitochondrial isoform X1, with the translated sequence MLLLAGSVRAATVPDFARAVAVFSFTVALSTQSARCVLQRRPSLSNSSANCWSCLHPVNMFNSYNVKFYHSKALTSPYPGSHVERSQVPEDKVGWLIEWKDYNPVEYTAMSVLAGPSWADPQINDKGFSPKFNERDGEVERRSLNGLYVVENGRPRNPVGRTGLTGRGLLGRWGPNHAADPVVTRWKRDGSGNKIAHPVTGKNILQFVAIKRRDCGEWAIPGGMVDPGEKISATLKREFEEEALNSLQKSPEEKAELEKQLHKLFSQEHFVVYRGYVDDPRNTDNAWMETEAVNYHDETGEAMDNLPLEAGDDAGIVKWIDISEKLKLYASHSYFIKLVTEKRGAHWSEDPGPEC